The following are encoded together in the Pristis pectinata isolate sPriPec2 chromosome 31, sPriPec2.1.pri, whole genome shotgun sequence genome:
- the nfil3-6 gene encoding nuclear factor, interleukin 3 regulated, member 6 — protein MDVFAAKPCQEVREAKADQLQECAPRPRALEMCAPHMSFTEETMSLLTTSSLLARSLLGTRQVKPKDTSSINRRKREFIPEEKKDSNYWDKRKKNNEAAKRSREKRRVNDMVLEQRVIALLEENARLKAELLALKFRFGLIKDPSETPATQSNPPPLCCMTGIQTPFVARSENGCVTHPVDNKSFPPNKQPLGASLGPEPQESCVVSEDSGISTPGSSSIGSPVFFDDHLSDQGKFSPNHEDHFEGQLSSSSDVEVDLSRIGSSENVKPARSQELMEMVKCLPHKLRFKIGAGVEESTEVDVRLKVFQMAAGNSTIRTVPEQPAGQVRDQLQGCYTNTLPHSDRESGPDLPSPAWRAHVGFLPGENRSGLNRRYFQEVAQVSGQAVSDNPKNPPKEDSKSENSILRNQLASLSAEVAQLKKMFSQQRCSSFN, from the coding sequence ATGGATGTGTTTGCAGCCAAGCCTTGCCAGGAGGTAAGAGAAGCAAAGGCAGACCAGCTTCAGGAATGTGCACCCCGTCCTCGTGCGCTGGAGATGTGTGCCCCGCACATGTCCTTCACTGAAGAAACCATGTCCCTGCTCACCACCAGCAGCCTCTTGGCCAGATCCCTGCTGGGCACGAGGCAGGTCAAGCCTAAAGATACCAGTTCCATCAACCGGAGGAAACGAGAGTTCatcccagaggaaaaaaaagacagcaaCTACTGGGACAAGCGCAAGAAGAACAATGAGGCAGCCAAGAGATCCCGCGAGAAGCGGCGGGTCAACGACATGGTCCTCGAGCAGAGGGTCATCGCCCTCCTGGAAGAAAATGCCAGGCTGAAGGCCGAACTCTTGGCTTTGAAGTTCAGATTTGGTCTCATAAAGGACCCTTCAGAGACCCCAGCCACCCAAAGTAACCCACCGCCTCTCTGCTGCATGACTGGCATCCAGACTCCTTTTGTGGCCAGGTCTGAGAATGGTTGTGTCACACATCCTGTGGACAATAAGAGTTTCCCACCTAATAAACAGCCGTTAGGGGCTTCTCTTGGGCCAGAACCACAGGAATCCTGTGTGGTATCTGAGGACTCTGGTATCTCTACTCCAGGAAGTTCCAGCATTGGAAGCCCTGTCTTTTTCGATGACCACCTGAGTGACCAAGGCAAATTCTCCCCAAACCACGAGGACCACTTTGAAGGCCAACTGTCTTCCAGTAGTGACGTAGAGGTGGACCTCTCCAGGATAGGCTCCAGTGAGAATGTAAAGCCAGCCAGATCCCAAGAACTAATGGAGATGGTGAAATGTTTGCCCCATAAACTTCGGTTTAAGATAGGGGCCGGGGTGGAAGAGAGCACTGAGGTTGATGTGAGGCTAAAGGTTTTTCAGATGGCAGCGGGTAATTCCACCATCAGAACTGTTCCCGAACAGCCAGCTGGTCAGGTTAGGGATCAACTGCAAGGATGTTACACCAACACTTTGCCTCACTCTGACAGGGAGTCTGGGCCTGACTTGCCTTCACCTGCTTGGAGAGCTCACGTTGGATTCTTACCAGGTGAGAACAGAAGTGGACTGAACCGCAGGTACTTTCAGGAAGTTGCCCAGGTCAGTGGCCAAGCAGTCTCAGACAACCCAAAGAACCCTCCGAAGGAGGACTCCAAATCCGAAAATAGCATCCTCAGGAATCAGCTTGCTTCACTCTCTGCCGAGGTCGCTCAGCTCAAGAAGATGTTTTCTCAACAGAGGTGTTCCAGTTTCAATTAA